One Pseudomonas sp. MH9.2 DNA segment encodes these proteins:
- the sodB gene encoding superoxide dismutase [Fe], translating into MAFELPALPYAHDALQPHISRETLEYHHDKHHNTYVVNLNNLVPGTEFEGKTLEEIIKTSSGGIFNNAAQVWNHTFYWNCMAPNAGGEPTGALADAINAAFGSFAKFKEEFSKTSIGTFGSGWGWLVKKADGSLALASTIGAGNPLTSGETPLLTCDVWEHAYYIDYRNVRPKYVEAFWNLVNWKFVAEQFEGKTFKA; encoded by the coding sequence ATGGCTTTTGAATTGCCAGCGCTGCCCTACGCACACGATGCCCTGCAGCCGCACATTTCCCGTGAAACCCTGGAATACCACCACGACAAGCACCACAACACCTACGTCGTGAACCTGAACAACCTGGTGCCAGGCACCGAGTTCGAAGGCAAGACCCTGGAAGAGATCATCAAGACTTCTTCGGGCGGTATCTTCAACAACGCCGCTCAAGTATGGAACCACACGTTCTACTGGAACTGCATGGCGCCAAACGCTGGCGGCGAACCTACCGGCGCTCTGGCTGACGCGATCAACGCTGCGTTCGGCTCTTTCGCCAAGTTCAAAGAAGAGTTCAGCAAAACGTCCATCGGCACCTTCGGTTCCGGTTGGGGCTGGCTGGTGAAAAAGGCTGACGGTTCCCTGGCTCTGGCCAGCACCATCGGTGCCGGCAACCCGCTGACCAGCGGCGAAACACCGCTGCTGACCTGCGATGTGTGGGAACACGCTTACTACATCGACTACCGCAACGTGCGGCCGAAGTACGTAGAAGCGTTCTGGAATCTGGTCAACTGGAAGTTCGTCGCTGAGCAATTTGAAGGCAAAACCTTCAAAGCCTAA